Part of the Candidatus Dependentiae bacterium genome, TGAAGCCTACATTGGTAAAGTAGTAAAATGTTTAGTTGAAAAACCGGCAGTTAATGGTATGCTTTTAGCAAGATCGGCAGGAAATCATACAGTCTTATTTAATGGCGGCTATGAATTGATAAATTCTTTTGTTGACGTTAACATAGAAACTGCGGGTGCGACAAATTTAACTGGATCTTTGATAGATAAGTGTTAAGGCGGCATAGCCAAGTGGTAAGGCAGCGGTCTGCAAAACCGTTATCCCCGGTTCAATTCCGGGTGCCGCCTCCAGTCTTCGCTCTAATGAGATACGACCGGCAGGCTAGCATGGTAATTAAGATAAATTATAATAAGCGATAGTTAGCGAAGACTGCCCGTCGAAGCCTTGGCGAAGTCGGGCTATGCACTATTAATTAAAAAAAATATTGCCAATATTTAAAAAATATACATAATATTAAATGTTTAATGCGTGCCGTGGTGGCGGAATTGGTAGACGCAAGGGACTTAAAATCCCTCGGGTTTTAAACCTGTGCCGGTTCGACTCCGGCCCTCGGCACCAGCCGTCGCTGCTGCGCAGCTATGGCTGGTAGGCCAGCTAGTTAACTCTAACGGGCTTCCGTCGACGCATAAAGCTATGACGGACAAGACGACTGGCGGGCCAGCTTGACACATATAGTATAAAATTGTGTCGACAAGATATTTGGTAGATCAGATTTAAAATTGGTCTGAGCATTAATAAATTTTACAAAAATCTTGACAAAAACTTTAATTATAAATAAACATCAGAGATATATCTACAAAAGACGTTTGTGTTGTTTTGTGTGTTTGTGTTGATATGTAAGATATATTCTCCAATGAATTTTTAGGAGTTCATATATGAATAAAGCCGCTTTGATAGATGCAATGTCAAAAGCTACAAAGCTATCGAAAACATCGTGTAAGGATGCTTTAGAAGCATTCATTGATGCTATTGAAAAGTCACTTAAGAAAAAGAAATCTGTAGTTCTTACAGGTTTCGGTACATTCTCTGTAATGAAGAGAAAAGCAAGAACAGGTATTAATCCAGCAACAGGTAAGAAAATGCAAATACCTTCAAAGAATGTTCCAAAATTTAAGGCTGGCAAAAAACTAAAAGATTTAGTAAAAGCTTAAGTCTTAAATATACATAAATAAAATGTGTATTAAAAAGTTGCAGGAAATTAAAAAAGTCCTGCAACTTTTTTTTTGTAAAATTAATATCGAGATGGCTTTAAGTACGCAATTTTTTATTTTTTTTATTTCTCTAGTGCTTTTAAATTAAATTTTGTTACATTAATTTTAAATTTATGTGTAGTTTAAATTAAAAATTTTTGCATGGAGAGTCTTATGGAAGAGCAAATTGTTCCTGGTAAATTTGAAGTTTTTATGAACTGGTTAAAATCTGTTTGGGAAAAGATTGATATAAAAAAATGGTCGGAAGATATAGGTGGATCTTCAGCACAGGCCATTGAAGGTGCTATTTATTTTGGTGTAGGATTTGCTTTTGGTTTTTTATTTAAAAAATATTTCAAATTTGTTTTCTTTACAATTCTTACAGCTATGGCTGTTATTTTAATACTTGAATATAATAAAATTTTGACAATAGATTGGCTTGCATTAAATGTATTTTTGGGTTTCGATCCAGCTTCAGATTTTGGTGTTATTTTAAATTCAATTTTTGATTGGATAAAAACAAACTTGATAAAATTTATTGCAGGTTTGGTTGGATTTTTGGTTGGTTATAAATTAGGATAATTTTAGTGGCGGAAAAAGAGAGAGAAGAGAGTCTTGTTTATAATCTTTTATCAAAAGATGAAAAATTAAAAAATGGAATTCATAATGAATCTATTGTAGATATTGTGGATTCCATTTTATTGATGGCTATAAATTATGGCGCTTCAGATATTCATTTTGAACAAAATCAGAATGATCTAAGAATTAGATATCGAATTGATGGTATTTTATACGATCAAACAGCTATTAAAAAAGAATTGGGGGCTGCAATATTATCGAGATTAAAAATTTTATCCAATCTTGATATTGCAGAAAAGCGAGTTCCTCAAGATGGTAAGTTTAGAGTTCGGATTTGTAAGAAATCAGAAAATATTCCAAACGATAATAATTTAATAGATATGCGTATTTCAACTTTTCCCACAATATATGGTGAAAAACTTGTAATGCGTATTTTAGATAAATCACAAAATAACATTGAATTAAATAAACTTGGAATGGATGAATTTACATTATCTGAGTTTTATAAGTTAATAGACAGGCCATATGGTTTTTTTCTTATCACCGGACCTACAGGATCAGGTAAAACAACAACCCTTTATTCTATTTTATCGCATCTTAATGATGGTGAAAAAAATATTGTTACAATGGAAGATCCGGTTGAATATAATCTTGACGGAATTGTTCAAAGTCAAATAAATGAAAAAGCAGGATTTAATTTTCATAAAGGTCTTAGATCAATTTTAAGGCAAGATCCCGATGTTATAATGATTGGTGAAATTAGGGATAAAGAAACTGCAAAAATAGCCATAGAAGCAGCGCTTACAGGACATCTTGTTTTTAGCACTTTACATACAAATGATACCGTATCTGCGGTTACGAGATTAATTGATATGGGGGTTGATAGCTTTTTAATTAATGCGGCACTTTCAGGAGTTCTTTCTCAACGATTGGTAAGATCTCTTTGCAATAGTTGTAAAAAAGAAGATTTAATAACTGAGCAAGAAGAAAATAATCTTAAAAATATAAATATAAATAATTTTAAATTAAATAAAATTAACAGACCCTGTGGTTGTAATAACTGTTTTGATCTTGGCTATAAAGGTAGAATTGGAATTTTTGAGCTTCTTAAAATTGATGATGAAATTAGAGATTTAATTTCTGCAAAAAATTCTACCAAACAAATTAAAGATTTTTTAATTAAAAAAAATATGAAATTCATAGAAGACGATGCCTTAAAAAAAGTCGATGATGGGCAGACTTCATTTGAAGAATTTTTTAAAGCAATCATCCACTAAATCTTTTATCCCAAAAATTTTTTAAAAAATCCTGAAATTCCTGACTTGGAATCACTTGTTTCATTCCCAATTTTTTCAGCATATTCTAGAAGTAATTCTTTGGCTTTGGCTGGTAATTTTGTTGGAATGTGGCATTTCGTAATAATTATTAAGTTACCTCTGGATAAACTTCCTGGAACCGGAAACCCTTTTCCGGGTAACATAATCTCTTCACCAACAGCACAACCTTTTGGTATTTTAATTAAATGTTTTTGACCATCTAAAGTTTCAACTTCCACCTGACAGCCTAAAACTAATTGTGGATATGTTAAATTTAAGTAAGTTATTAAGTCGTTATTTTTACGCCAAAATTTTTTGTCATCTTGTACCGTTACATGTAAATAAAGATCTCCGGATATGCCACCAAATATTCCGGCATCGCCCCGACCTTTAACTCTTAATTCTGCACCGTTATAAATTCCGGCAGGAATATTTATAGTTAGGGTGTCTCGCTTTTGAACTCTTGATTGCCCTTTGCATGTTGGACATGGCGATTTAATTGTAAAACCTTCGCCTTTGCAATAATTACATGGTTGAGCGAATGAAAAAAAGCCTTGTCTGAAATTTACTGCACCGGTACCGTTACAATGTGAACATTTTTCAGGTTTTGTACCGGTTTTACATCCTGAACCGTTACAAGTTTCGCAACTTGTATTGTGGTAAATGGAAATATCTTTTTTGGTTCCCAAATATGATTCGGTTAATGTTATTTCTATATTATATGATAAATCATGGCCGCGTTGTGGCGTAAGTCCGGTTTTACTGCGTTGCTGTTTACGTCCACCGGTGCTCGCACCAAATAAATCTGAAAATATGTCTCCAAAATTTGAAAAGATATCTTCAAATCCTCCATATTCATGGAAATCTGATCCACCTTGCATTCCGGCATGACCAAATTGATCATATTTTTTTCTTTTTTCTTCATTTGAAAGAACTTCATAGGCTTCACTAGCTTCTTTAAATTTTTCTTCAGCTTCTTTATTATCAGGATTTTTATCCGGATGATATTTTACGGCTAATTGCCTGTAAGCTTTTTTAATTTCTTCTTTATTGGCTGTTTTTGAAACGCCCAAAATTTCGTAATAATCTCTTTTTGCCATGTTTTTAACCCTAAATTTTTTATTTAAATTTTTTTAGTCTTTCAGACTAAGATTATTATAAATTATAATGGTTTAATATGGAAAATCAAACATCCTGTATGCCATATTTGTATTATTCCCAGTGCATACGCACAGGGCTACCCTAAAGCCGCCTGCTTATGCAGGCTCAGAGACATTATGATGAATAATTATTTTTATATGTAAGTAATATTCTATAAACCAAACATTAATTGTGTAATCGTATATAAAAAGTAACTATTTGTATGCAAAGCTTTATTATCAAATTTTTTGAAAACAAAAATACAATTCTTGCAAATTAATATTAAATTTTTGTTTTTTGAGCCTGCATGAGCGGGCGATTTTGAGGTAGCCCTGTGCGTATGCGCTGGGCTATAGGGCGACGGCTGGTGCCGAAGAGGGGAGTTGAACCCCTACCTTTTTTCAAAGACTAGACCCTGAATCTAGCGCGTCTGCCAATTTCGCCACTTCGGCTTAAAATGAAGATACATTATCTTTTATTATATTTTTGTATTTTTGGCAATTGGCACTTGAATGGATTATGTCGCCTGCTCGTGCCGGCAAAAATTCTATTGATTTAGCTTTTTTGTTTAAATCAGCTTCCAGTAGATTTATCAATTCTAGTAAACTGATGCTTTTTCCTGTCGCGATATTAATAATTTTGTTATTTAAATTATCTTTTGTGGCTATAAGCAAATTTGCATTTGCAACTTCTTTTACATCAATAAAATCTCTTGTTTGTTTTCCGGTTCCAAAAATTGTTATTGGTTTATTATTTTTTATGCAATTTTTGAACTTTGCCACAACTGCAGCATATTCACCATTTGGATTTTGATTTTCACCATAAACATTAAAATATCTTAAGATCGCCGTATTTAAATTATATTTTTGATTATATTCAAAACAAAGCTTTTCACCTTCCAATTTACTTTTCGCATATGGTGATTCCGGATTTGGTTCATCAGATTCTTTGCACTCAGTATTTTTGTTTCCATAAACAGAGGCTGAAGAAGAATAGATAAATTTTGAAATTTTATTTATTTTGCAAGCTTCAAGAATGTTTTTTGTTCCGGTTATATTTATTTTGTAGCAAGTTTCGGGATATAAAACAGAATAAGCAACTGATGTTAAAGCCGCTAAATGAA contains:
- a CDS encoding HU family DNA-binding protein → MNKAALIDAMSKATKLSKTSCKDALEAFIDAIEKSLKKKKSVVLTGFGTFSVMKRKARTGINPATGKKMQIPSKNVPKFKAGKKLKDLVKA
- a CDS encoding GspE/PulE family protein — its product is MAEKEREESLVYNLLSKDEKLKNGIHNESIVDIVDSILLMAINYGASDIHFEQNQNDLRIRYRIDGILYDQTAIKKELGAAILSRLKILSNLDIAEKRVPQDGKFRVRICKKSENIPNDNNLIDMRISTFPTIYGEKLVMRILDKSQNNIELNKLGMDEFTLSEFYKLIDRPYGFFLITGPTGSGKTTTLYSILSHLNDGEKNIVTMEDPVEYNLDGIVQSQINEKAGFNFHKGLRSILRQDPDVIMIGEIRDKETAKIAIEAALTGHLVFSTLHTNDTVSAVTRLIDMGVDSFLINAALSGVLSQRLVRSLCNSCKKEDLITEQEENNLKNININNFKLNKINRPCGCNNCFDLGYKGRIGIFELLKIDDEIRDLISAKNSTKQIKDFLIKKNMKFIEDDALKKVDDGQTSFEEFFKAIIH
- the dnaJ gene encoding molecular chaperone DnaJ — translated: MAKRDYYEILGVSKTANKEEIKKAYRQLAVKYHPDKNPDNKEAEEKFKEASEAYEVLSNEEKRKKYDQFGHAGMQGGSDFHEYGGFEDIFSNFGDIFSDLFGASTGGRKQQRSKTGLTPQRGHDLSYNIEITLTESYLGTKKDISIYHNTSCETCNGSGCKTGTKPEKCSHCNGTGAVNFRQGFFSFAQPCNYCKGEGFTIKSPCPTCKGQSRVQKRDTLTINIPAGIYNGAELRVKGRGDAGIFGGISGDLYLHVTVQDDKKFWRKNNDLITYLNLTYPQLVLGCQVEVETLDGQKHLIKIPKGCAVGEEIMLPGKGFPVPGSLSRGNLIIITKCHIPTKLPAKAKELLLEYAEKIGNETSDSKSGISGFFKKFLG
- a CDS encoding NAD-dependent epimerase/dehydratase family protein — its product is MNNIKNFYDNIDVLVTGGAGFIGSHIIKQLISLNAKVTVLDNFSTGNLNNLKDVISKVNIIYGDITNPFTCKKATENKKIVFHLAALTSVAYSVLYPETCYKINITGTKNILEACKINKISKFIYSSSASVYGNKNTECKESDEPNPESPYAKSKLEGEKLCFEYNQKYNLNTAILRYFNVYGENQNPNGEYAAVVAKFKNCIKNNKPITIFGTGKQTRDFIDVKEVANANLLIATKDNLNNKIINIATGKSISLLELINLLEADLNKKAKSIEFLPARAGDIIHSSANCQKYKNIIKDNVSSF